A DNA window from Hordeum vulgare subsp. vulgare chromosome 1H, MorexV3_pseudomolecules_assembly, whole genome shotgun sequence contains the following coding sequences:
- the LOC123418229 gene encoding non-specific lipid-transfer protein 2-like, whose product MKYLGQLVVALLAFSAVVLMMAPAGAEAATCNALQLTPCAGAIIGNAAPTASCCSKMREQRPCMCQYARDPNLKQYVNSPNGKKVLAACKVPVPSC is encoded by the coding sequence ATGAAGTACTTGGGGCAGCTGGTGGTGGCACTCCTGGCCTTCTCGGCGGTGGTGCTGATGATGGCGCCGGCCGGAGCCGAGGCAGCGACCTGCAACGCGCTGCAGCTCACCCCGTGCGCGGGGGCTATCATCGGGAACGCGGCGCCCACGGCGTCGTGCTGCAGCAAGATGAGGGAGCAGAGGCCGTGCATGTGCCAGTACGCGCGCGACCCCAACCTGAAGCAGTACGTCAACTCCCCCAACGGCAAGAAGGTCCTGGCCGCCTGCAAGGTGCCCGTGCCATCCTGTTAA